In Strigops habroptila isolate Jane chromosome 6, bStrHab1.2.pri, whole genome shotgun sequence, a single genomic region encodes these proteins:
- the IAH1 gene encoding isoamyl acetate-hydrolyzing esterase 1 homolog, whose translation MALVEAGARGRLLLWPRVVLFGDSITEFSFREDGWGAYLAERLVRKCDVVNRGLSGYNTRWANLILPRLITKSAGAESTVAVTIFFGANDSALKDLNPKQHVPLEEYAANLKSMIQYLKSVDITEDRIILITPPPLQESAWEKECLAKGDKLNRRNATTGEYARACVQVARDCGTDVVDLWTLMQNNQDFSSYLSDGLHLSPKGNSFLAAQLWSHLEKKLSALPFLLPYWRDVDHTHPEAALLPDAVP comes from the exons ATGGCGCTGGTGGAGGCGGGCGCCCGCGGGCGGCTCCTGCTGTGGCCCCGCGTCGTCCTCTTCGGAGACTCCATCACTGAG TTCTCCTTCCGGGAAGATGGCTGGGGAGCGTATCTTGCTGAGAGACTGGTCAG aaaatgtGATGTTGTGAACCGTGGGCTCTCGGGGTACAACACCAGATGGGCTAACTTGATCCTGCCAAGACTGATCACTAAAAGTGCCGGTGCTGAGAGTACTGTTGCAGTTACTATTTTCTTTGGAGCTAACGACAGTGCTTTGAAAG ACCTGAACCCGAAGCAACACGTTCCTTTGGAGGAGTACGCTGCGAACTTGAAGAGCATGATACAGTATCTCAAGTCAGTAGACATTACTGAAGACAGGATTATTTTGATCACGCCACCACCTCTTCAGGAATCAGCTTGGGAAAAGGAGTGTCTTGCCAAAG GTGACAAATTGAATCGCCGCAATGCTACCACCGGGGAGTATGCCCGGGCCTGTGTTCAGGTCGCTAGGGACTGTGGAACTGATGTAGTTGACCTCTGGACACTGATGCAAAACAACCAG GATTTCTCTTCCTATCTGTCTGATGGTCTTCATTTATCACCAAAAGGCAACAGCTTTCTAGCAGCACAACTGTGGTcacacctggaaaaaaaactgTCAGCCCTTCCTTTCCTGCTCCCATACTGGCGTGATGTGGACCACACGCACCCCGAGGCCGCGCTTCTGCCAGATGCCGTGCCGTGA